In Aspergillus luchuensis IFO 4308 DNA, chromosome 1, nearly complete sequence, the following are encoded in one genomic region:
- the bna4 gene encoding kynurenine 3-monooxygenase (COG:C;~EggNog:ENOG410PFFH;~InterPro:IPR027545,IPR036188,IPR002938;~PFAM:PF01494;~TransMembrane:1 (o459-479i);~go_function: GO:0004502 - kynurenine 3-monooxygenase activity [Evidence IEA];~go_function: GO:0071949 - FAD binding [Evidence IEA];~go_process: GO:0006569 - tryptophan catabolic process [Evidence IEA];~go_process: GO:0019805 - quinolinate biosynthetic process [Evidence IEA]), whose product MAEPSAGRQKVVVVGAGPVGSLAALYAAARGDDVEMYELRGDLRDPSTIPLNFTKSINLALSERGITAMRQANREELIERILADAIPMHGRMIHGRSDGKLWEAAQAYDVHGRAINAVDRGTLNNALLDELSRTPNVKMFFNHKLTGADFRTNRAWLERRTPGTAYTPESVTEIEITFDYLIGADGAHSASRYHMMKFARVDYQQEYIDTLWCEFRIPPHPETGDFQISPNHLHIWPGKEFMFIALPSADKSFTCTLFAPAWHYEKLEESSPQDLVTSFDYNFPGVCPNLITPEALSQQFTENPHLPLISLKCKPHHFGSSVVIVGDAAHAVLPFYGQGLNAGLEDIRVLFSFMDQYGVYDDSISPTPEARASARAAALQAYTNQRTADTWAINDLSKQNYLEMRWGVKSPVYKLRKTVEETLDRYVPSLGWQTQYSRVSFSNQRYSEVIASVKRQGKLLGVAGLGSVLVSVMIGAGVLMRWPERLSLGAVWRTLFGRN is encoded by the exons ATGGCGGAACCGTCTGCTGGACGACAGAAAGTGGTCGTCGTGGGTGCTGGCCCGGTGGGGTCCCTGGCGGCTCTCTATGCTGCAGCTAGAGGCGACGATGTTGAGATGTACGAACTACGCGGAG ATCTACGTGATCCAAGCACGATTCCCTTGAACTTCACCAAGTCCATCAATCTCGCCCTCTCCGAACGGGGCATCACCGCCATGCGGCAGGCCAATCGAGAGGAACTCATAGAGCGCATCCTCGCCGACGCCATCCCCATGCACGGACGTATGATCCACGGCCGAAGCGACGGCAAGCTCTGGGAAGCTGCGCAAGCTTATGATGTCCACGGCCGA GCCATCAATGCCGTTGACCGCGGCACTCTCAACAATGCCCTCTTGGATGAACTGTCGCGCACGCCAAACGTCAAGATGTTCTTCAACCACAAGCTCACCGGCGCCGACTTCCGCACCAACCGTGCCTGGCTCGAACGCCGCACTCCGGGCACCGCTTACACTCCGGAATCAGTGACCGAGATTGAAATCACTTTCGACTACCTCATCGGTGCCGACGGCGCCCACTCCGCCTCCCGCTATCACATGATGAAGTTCGCCCGAGTAGACTATCAGCAAGAATACATCGACACGCTTTGGTGTGAATTTCGCATACCCCCACACCCGGAAACAGGAGACTTCCAGATCTCTCCCAACCATCTACACATCTGGCCGGGCAAAGAATTCATGTTCATTGCGCTTCCATCAGCTGATAAATCCTTCACCTGCACGTTATTCGCACCAGCCTGGCACTATGAGAAACTGGAAGAGAGCTCACCGCAAGACCTTGTGACCTCCTTCGATTACAATTTCCCCGGCGTCTGTCCCAACTTGATTACGCCTGAAGCCCTATCTCAGCAATTCACCGAGAACCCACACCTTCCTCTCATCAGTCTGAAATGTAAACCACACCACTTCGGCTCCAGCGTAGTAATAGTCGGCGATGCTGCGCACGCCGTCCTGCCTTTCTATGGACAGGGACTGAACGCCGGACTTGAAGATATTCGcgttctcttctctttcatggACCAATACGGCGTCTATGACGACTCTATCAGTCCTACACCTGAAGCTCGAGCCTCTGCCCGTGCCGCAGCATTGCAAGCATACACCAACCAACGCACGGCCGATACATGGGCGATCAACGACCTGTCCAAGCAGAATTATCTGGAAATGCGCTGGGGAGTCAAAAGTCCCGTCTACAAGTTGCGCAagacggtggaggagacaCTAGACCGCTATGTACCGAGCCTGGGATGGCAGACACAGTATTCTCGGGTAAGCTTTAGTAACCAACGGTACTCGGAGGTGATTGCGTCTGTGAAGAGGCAGGGGAAGCTGTTAGGTGTTGCTGGGCTAGGGTCCGTCCTGGTGTCGGTGATGATCGGGGCTGGGGTGTTGATGAGATGGCCGGAGAGGTTGTCGTTGGGAGCTGTGTGGAGGACGTTATTTGGAAGAAATTGA
- a CDS encoding uncharacterized protein (COG:S;~EggNog:ENOG410Q078), with protein MDPLSKLPYELLSLIIDYTADWITLESLIQISPPLHDLFTTPAAPSTSPKKQTRRSARTSSKAHREAIRIVKCTLENNPIMSVAIRRHFHIITKLRQFSSQPAVRRTICYTTLLIGDDDSSLSFDSPPAHTTLLEMITLAANIQRLACACLSTLLTRLRSVHPHRWTKEDLDPKTSASTETYMETYKLHDVGPPSWLEEHRIYRPLWLLQLRYELLSVGKKLRLFTDDRLQRMKDDYMDIDTDNEEEFKWLGINLREIRTVVGWLEGLDEDLDLFKTDAGTDTDFDLQPRAQRRPSTRALGKIRKLHQKATQTPLPLPPNLCFKPWSPSRSTEWLDPSRYSMIGFVEEQLTRENNNNSSSSKSMSTSPRGSQQDLLQSWYALGMAIWDCWRMYGLGLTLVRRECFSEQAESEWGDELPIGPRPARRQKVLECRLSDFLEGWNENNSTSSREGERKRKRGDYE; from the coding sequence ATGGACCCCCTAAGCAAGCTTCCATACGAGCTCCTCTCCCTAATCATCGACTACACAGCAGACTGGATCACGCTCGAAAGCCTCATTCAGATCTCCCCACCACTACACgacctcttcaccaccccgGCAGCCCCCAGCACCTCACCAAAGAAACAAACACGAAGATCAGCACGAACATCATCCAAAGCCCACCGCGAAGCCATACGTATTGTCAAATGCACCCTCGAAAACAACCCCATCATGTCCGTTGCTATCCGTCGGCACTTCCACATAATCACCAAACTACGTCAATTTTCCTCGCAACCAGCTGTCAGACGCACCATCTGTTATACTACACTCCTAATAGGCGATGATgattcctccctctccttcgatTCCCCACCAGCCCACACAACCCTCCTCGAAATGATCACCCTCGCAGCCAACATCCAGCGTCTAGCATGCGCATGTCTATCCACCCTCCTAACCCGGCTTCGGAGCGTTCATCCGCACCGCTGGACCAAAGAAGACCTAGATCCAAAGACAAGTGCATCCACAGAGACGTACATGGAAACGTACAAGCTACACGACGTGGGACCTCCCTCATGGCTCGAAGAGCATCGCATCTACCGTCCGTTGTGGCTTCTACAGCTGAGATATGAATTGTTATCTGTTGGCAAGAAGCTGAGGTTGTTCACTGATGATCGACTTCAGAGAATGAAGGATGACTATATGGACATAGATACTGACAATGAGGAAGAGTTCAAGTGGTTAGGCATCAATCTTCGCGAGATAAGAACTGTTGTTGGGTGGTTGGAGGGCTTAGATGAGGATTTGGATCTGTTCAAAACGGATGCAGGTACAGACACAGACTTTGACCTACAGCCGCGAGCTCAACGTCGACCATCTACAAGAGCCCTCGGCAAAATTCGCAAGTTACATCAGAAAGCCACGCAAActccactaccactacctcCTAATTTATGCTTCAAGCCTTGGTCCCCTTCAAGAAGCACCGAGTGGCTTGATCCAAGCCGCTATAGCATGATCGGATTTGTCGAAGAACAGCTAACCCGCGagaataacaacaacagcagcagcagcaagtcaATGTCCACGTCCCCACGCGGTTCCCAGCAGGACCTGTTACAGTCCTGGTACGCACTCGGCATGGCGATATGGGATTGCTGGCGGATGTATGGGCTGGGACTGACCCTGGTGAGGCGGGAGTGCTTCTCGGAGCAGGCGGAGTCTGAATGGGGTGATGAGCTGCCGATAGGGCCGAGGCCCGCGCGTAGGCAGAAGGTGCTTGAATGCAGGCTTTCGGACTTTTTGGAGGGGTGGAATGAGaataatagtactagtagtagggagggggagagaaagaggaaaaggggtG